The DNA window AGTCGCAGATACACAACGGCTGAGGATTCAACGTGTGTTTGCAGAGGATCTACTTCGGTAAAATCAAGGTAAAAGCTTTTAATTGAAGTctcattttctgattttttgcTTGCTAGTCCTTATGATGGTTAGATTTAATGCACTTTGTTGATGTTTGTGGAACATCTCAGCCCATTCAAAGAACTCAAACACGGTTGACCCTGCACATTATTTGAAGCGATTTCTGTTCAAACCAGTTAATGGTCGCTTCATATCTGTAAAATTAGCTGCCTGATTGTCTATTAATGACTATGTTATCCATTTGTGCTAGTGATAAGTTAGTTACTAGAATAGGAGTAATTTGAACGACGGTTGTGTCATGTGACGTTTTGCAGAATTCAAAATTCAGTGAGaagtaaacaaaacacttcaaaCGAGGAGATCGTTTTTAATTTCGTAAACGCTTAGCATATGCTGTAGGATATCTTATTCTGGACGCGGCACATTCGAATGAGGAGCTCAGAGACACCGCCGCATTCACGCTAGAGAGCGCGCAATCCGATCAGTGTACAAACGGATGGAAAAGAACGCTACATCTTCAGACGggttcttttaaaataactctttttgaCTTGACACGGCGATTTTGAAAGCAACTATGAGTGCTAAACTGTGGTCAAGCCGTAGCATTATTTGTTAGAAATACCTGGTTGCGACGAAAATAGTATGCGTGCTTAGTATGATAATTACGGTAATGTGCAGGCAGTAACAAACAACACGCATTCTGAGATTGTCAACGAGTCTTTAGCAGACCCATCACCCCCACCTCCTCAAGCAGATATATATAACActgaaacttatttaaatgtaagttaacgATCTTAGTTTTAAAATACTAGATGTTTCCAtttacatcacataagaaaaaaaaacactctatacatttggttttatttgttcaGTGTTCACTGATTTTGTGATTGATGGGATAACActtctttattattttagaataccAGTTGATGACTGCTGTCCATTGGAAATGTAAGTTCAGATGctttagtttatgtttgttaCAAGTGCTGTGTTTGTGACATAACAGACATTCTTTACATTTGTGTTTACTTTGAAGAGAGGATCTACTTGGATAAATGTAAGATGAATGCAGTAAATGAGACTTAAAAgcgtttatttcattttcttccacAGATCGATCATCTTGCTTGATAAAACCTCAGTATATCATCAGGACAACAGGTATTAATTTTGTGCTCCTtgatatgttttttccctccaaaaatgGACAGTCTCTGACTTAAATTTTATCAATCACCAAAGGCCACATTTTCAGCTGAAAATCTTTgctgttctgctgaagaaaaatACTCATCAACATCTTGGGTGGCGGAAGGGCGAGTAAATTAatagctaatttttttttttttttgggtgaactttttcTTTAACTGAGCCAGATGATGTGTCAGATTTTATCCCATTTGCATACTCGTTTGACAAGTAACAATAAATGTCAGTGTCCTTTCAAAGACtgtaaatttaatacaaatgtgtatttaatacCCTTGATAACTTTTCACTGAAAGATTTACTTTCCTCATcaaaaccagtttttttttttttttccttttcaaaaattttcaaaaccctattccttttcaaaaagtgtgtttatgGATTGTGtccttcaaaatgttaatagcCACTCAATGTTTGTTCTTAGATCTTTGCAGGATTCAGTCACATATCTCGGATCTGAGTTCTGCGCAGCATTGGACACAGACTCTgcacttttgacattttctagaaaaaaggattttaaatttcacatgaAGTTAATTAAAAGGTATCTCTTTATCATGTTGACTGTAGTTGTCATCTTTAAAACATGATTTGCTTATGATTGTTATCCTCAACCTGTctctattttttcatagtcatcTGATGTTTGCACTGCAGTACTTCAGGGCCTTTCAGTCATCCTGGAGGATGACCCACAGGAATTTTACAGGATGTGTTTTGTAAGTATCACTGGCTTTTCTGCtctcatcattttgttttattcaatatGAATATAGTTCAGGTTATGAAAAAATGTCAAAGGTTctgtgtgttatttatttattttttttagttttgcagtagatgctatatttgtcttttgtgaaacagtttATTACTGAAATTGGTGTAAATGCTTAAAAATCGTGAAATTGTGTTGAGTGATCACAAAAATCATTACACACTTTACACACTTTGAAATAAAGAgcctagttcacccaaaaatggaaattagcccatgatttactcactctcaaggcatcctaggtgtatattgggctgcacgataaatcacaTGTGATTGTCATGCGCATCTTGACAGTAGAACCTCAACAGGTTCTGTGATTAGTattaaatctccatcacgtgcatTCAAATGGAGCGgaatttaatacacagagccttagttcactgacaagctacacaATATCG is part of the Labeo rohita strain BAU-BD-2019 unplaced genomic scaffold, IGBB_LRoh.1.0 scaffold_1560, whole genome shotgun sequence genome and encodes:
- the LOC127158552 gene encoding uncharacterized protein LOC127158552; translated protein: MRRALSKRRHRTTTEAVYEEVLHKQRGSVFSEEQHSGYDNADELLSEEQQITPENYDDVIAAGWRCQATDDLPENYDDVVIVRQFCSDKTGVATFISEGVQEEYDDVKNVCRRYTTAEDSTCVCRGSTSVKSRIPVDDCCPLEISIILLDKTSVYHQDNRSLQDSVTYLGSEFCAALDTDSALLTFSRKKDFKFHMKLIKSHLMFALQYFRAFQSSWRMTHRNFTGCVL